Proteins from a genomic interval of Gopherus evgoodei ecotype Sinaloan lineage chromosome 7, rGopEvg1_v1.p, whole genome shotgun sequence:
- the ARF4 gene encoding ADP-ribosylation factor 4, whose protein sequence is MGLTISSLFSRLFGKKQMRILMVGLDAAGKTTILYKLKLGEIVTTIPTIGFNVETVEYKNICFTVWDVGGQDKIRPLWRHYFQNTQGLIFVVDSNDRERVQEAAEELQKMLQEDELRDAVLLLFANKQDLPNAMAISEMTDKLGLQSLRNRTWYVQATCATQGTGLYEGLDWLSNELSKR, encoded by the exons ATGGGCCTCACCATCTCCTCGCTCTTTTCACGTCTCTTCGGCAAGAAGCAGATGCGCATCCTCATGG ttGGTTTGGATGCTGCTGGTAAGACAACTATTCTGTATAAACTGAAGCTAGGAGAAATTGTCACCACAATTCCCACTATTG gttTTAATGTGGAAACAGTAGAATATAAAAACATTTGTTTCACAGTTTGGGATGTTGGTGGTCAGGATAAAATTAGACCTCTTTGGAGGCATTACTTTCAAAACACACAG GGTCTTATTTTTGTGGTAGATAGCAATGACAGAGAGAGAGTTCAGGAAGCAGCAGAAGAACTGCAGAAAATG CTTCAGGAAGATGAGTTGCGAGATGCAGTGCTACTGCTTTTTGCAAACAAACAAGACTTGCCAAATGCCATGGCAATCAGTGAAATGACAGATAAACTAGGTCTTCAGTCTCTGCGTAACAGAACT TGGTATGTCCAAGCGACCTGCGCTACACAAGGAACTGGTCTGTATGAGGGACTTGACTGGCTGTCAAATGAGCTCTCAAAACGCTAA